The sequence below is a genomic window from Plasmodium gaboni strain SY75 chromosome 10, whole genome shotgun sequence.
tttattaaaacaattttgcatcaaaaaaaaaaaaatatatatatatatattatatatcaaaatattatttattaaaaatttcaACTCTAGTGTCTTTTCTTACAAATgtgtaaaaatattcattaGTTATTACTTTATgtgtaaaaaaaaaaaataataaataaataaataaaacctataataaaatttatacTTAAATTAGGAAACGATTTTTTACTAAAATGTGTAAAATATTAAGTGGagaaaattattaaattgtaataaaaagataatattatatatatatatatatatatatatatatatattttctcgaataaaaaattaccccacttctttatttatttatttatttatttaNNNNNNNNNNNNNNNNNNNNNNNNNNNNNNNNNNNNNNNNNNNNNNNNNNNNNNNNNNNNNNNNNNNNNNNNNNNNNNNNNNNNNNNNNNNNNNNNNNNNTTATAAGCCTTTTCAATAAAATCTACTTCATGatttgtaaatatataatctttattcatatgactttttaatttatctattaattcatataaacCATTTTTAAAGGTAATAGTTTTTCcaattaaattttttttttttttttttttgttgcGCTTATGTGTATActtttataaatgtaaCATCTAGTATGAACAgtatgatattataaatatcagtcacatgttttatattattttttttttagaattctttatatataatacagAAAAAAGAGCTgctatttttatattataatatattttttacaatatACATATGAACGTTAAAACTTAGTGATATCATTTTTCTATGTGTGTAATTATAttgaatttatatttatatatccacataaaataattgtCTCTAATATTAGATAAAATAATAgttgttttattattatatataaatatattatatatttatttatttttaataaataccgatataaaaattaagaGAATTTTTCCATAACAcataaatgaaaaaaaaaaaaaaaaaaatataaaaaaaataaaaaaaataaaaaaaaaaaaaaaaaaaaaaaaattctttcgatctgttatatatatccttcgtattaaaaataaaaatataataacaataatatatatatatatatatttatttatttatttatttatttatatttatatttatatgtgtgAGAGAGAAACGTTTAGcagataatattatatataatatatgatcttattatattttatatttattttttacatttaaaacattagcttgataataattttagCATACCTTATGTTGTTATGTTATAATCATAGAATGGACAAAAGATGAAGAGaacaataataaatttatatttgataaatatattttttgcCTTATTTGAAATAAAAGGTATATCAGCAAGTGATACATGTGAAGAATGGTCAGAATGGTCTGCATGTGCTCATGGAATCAGTACTAGAAAATGTTTAAGTGATCCTTCCATTTTGAATGAGACACTTATATGTACTAAGTGTGATAAATGGGGAGTATGGTCAGAATGCAAAAATGGTAAAAAACATAGAAAAGCTATAAACTGTCCTTTTATTAAAGTAGAACAAGAATGTGATGTGGATAATGATATGGAAGATGGCACGAGCCCAAATAataactatatatatttcaacATAGATGAggaagaaaatgaaaatgaaaatgaaaatgaaaatgaaaatgaagatgaaaatgaaaatataagtaATAACAATGTTGATAATAACAATGTTGATAATAACAATGGTGATAATAACAATGTTGATGTAgatgaaaattataatgacgatgaagaagaagaagacGTAAAAAGTAACgatttaaataattctagcagtaataataataatgagaTTACTAATTTCATACAAGTAAATGATAAAATGACTACAAAACATAAAACAACAAATATACATCCAGTTAATTTTATACaacaaaaatatacaaaaagTAATAGACATAGATCTGATGACTTTtctaaaatattaaatagcatgaacaatatgaacaataataatcataCTCATAGAAGTAGCAGTAGTAACAATACcaaaaattttaatacTTATAGAGGAAACAGTTATATGCATCCTCATTTTTCAAATTATATGAGTTCCTCTGTATCTAATACAGCAagagaagaaaaaaaaactgGTGACGATGCGAATAAAATAGAGCATGATAATATAACTAAAGAAGAAAGGATCGTACCAATAAATacacaaaataataataataataataataataataatcatcatcatcatcatgGTCGTAGTGATATACATGAGCATGATACTTCTCATAGTGTAGATGGTGATAAATACCACTCCAATAATGAATTACCAAGTTTGTCGACCTATGATTATGATATGAATAATGAttcttataaaaacaattatatgaaaaaattaagagATACTGTCAAAGAAGAACAAACAAAAcgaaataataatcaaaaCAATGAAAAATTATCTTCCTCAGAAAAACACAATGATGATATCTCTGCATTATATGAACATATGAATGCCAAAGATCAAGATCATAAACAACAGGAACAATCAGATTCGAGCTCAAATAGTCACTTTGACAATTACAgcaaattatatatagcTAGTGGTATAGGTACTCTTATACTTTTGGGAGGTAGTATAGCTACCTATTTCTTAtacaaagaaaaaaatgaaaaggTAGTACAAGAAGAAAcaaaagaagaaaattttGAAGTCATGTTTAATGATGATGCTGTAAAGGGTAAGGATAATAAAGCTATGGATGAAGAAGAATTCTGGGCACTCgaatgataataaataaaaaaaaaaataaaaaaaaataaaaaataataaaaaaaaaaaaaaaaaaaataataaatgtagTAGTTACATGAgcaaataatattatataaaattaatcTTCCCACATgtacaattatatataagacATTGGATACaataacatttttaatatgatTTAAAGGAAGTAATCGagttatatttattttattttattatattattttttttttttttttttcatttataattttgtCCATTGACAAAATTATAGCAATAAATTCTTctttttgtatattataatacCACTTgggaaaaataaaaaaaataaaaattaaacgaatattttgaagagttttacattatatattttatttatttattatttatttatttttttttttcgtacttttttataatacatatatattatatatatatatatatatatatatatatatgtaatatttccttttttttttttttttttttgttccatgtatacattttttttttattaaaattcaatgtgtttaattttaaatatatatacatatatatatatatgtgtgtcatttatataaccgatgttatgattatttttcaagacacattttttaaaaccttcatatattaaattaattcaataaatatatttcaaatatatatatagatatatttttttttaccaTAAAGGGTATTATATAAAGTATATGATGTGgttgaaaaaaattaaaatatttaaaagtacaagaaaaaaaaaaaaaaaaaaaaaagaaatataaaaggaaatataaaacaaaataaaactattatatataaatataattatttttttattatcttattatttttaattatatcaCCATGAATCCTCACATAGTTGGGAATTTCCTTGAACCTTTGGCAAGGCCTTTCCagtaaaataataattggAATGAAATAAAGTACCAAAAACAATTACACCCTGttaaaaggaaaaatatatatatattatatatacatatatgtatgtttatgtatatgtgtagatatattttaattcattttaCTTGAAGAAGTAGCCAACTCCACCAGATATACTCAGACATAGGAGAAATCATATTTGTAGCAATTTCTGGGTTAGTATAATAATCTTCCAGATAATGAGTCATATGCACTTTTGTATATGACACTATATATCTTCTTGgatttaatatttcatttgttgttttgttttttaaaCTCATCATCATAATTCTGTGTCCAAAAGAATTATACATCCTTTTCGTTATTTCTTTACTAATACTTCTCACATACATTTTGTattttgtttctttttttttataacacttttacaatattttattaaaatattatgtaaaaGTATTTAATTTTAGTGATATACTATTACattgaatattatttatataggATGTTTTCCGcacgaaaaaaaaaaaaaataaaataaataaataaataaatataaacatatatatatatatataatatatatatatat
It includes:
- a CDS encoding merozoite TRAP-like protein; amino-acid sequence: MKRTIINLYLINIFFALFEIKGISASDTCEEWSEWSACAHGISTRKCLSDPSILNETLICTKCDKWGVWSECKNGKKHRKAINCPFIKVEQECDVDNDMEDGTSPNNNYIYFNIDEEENENENENENENEDENENISNNNVDNNNVDNNNGDNNNVDVDENYNDDEEEEDVKSNDLNNSSSNNNNEITNFIQVNDKMTTKHKTTNIHPVNFIQQKYTKSNRHRSDDFSKILNSMNNMNNNNHTHRSSSSNNTKNFNTYRGNSYMHPHFSNYMSSSVSNTAREEKKTGDDANKIEHDNITKEERIVPINTQNNNNNNNNNNHHHHHGRSDIHEHDTSHSVDGDKYHSNNELPSLSTYDYDMNNDSYKNNYMKKLRDTVKEEQTKRNNNQNNEKLSSSEKHNDDISALYEHMNAKDQDHKQQEQSDSSSNSHFDNYSKLYIASGIGTLILLGGSIATYFLYKEKNEKVVQEETKEENFEVMFNDDAVKGKDNKAMDEEEFWALE
- a CDS encoding hypothetical protein (conserved Plasmodium protein, unknown function) translates to MYVRSISKEITKRMYNSFGHRIMMMSLKNKTTNEILNPRRYIVSYTKVHMTHYLEDYYTNPEIATNMISPMSEYIWWSWLLLQGVIVFGTLFHSNYYFTGKALPKVQGNSQLCEDSW